The genomic DNA ATGGCCTTTTAATTTAATCTAATTTAAAATCTTCGCGTACCTCACTAAACCAATACATTCGATCAGATGTTTTCCATCTATAAAATAGACGAATCTTATCTGTATAAATATTTAGGTTTTTAATAACGGCACTATCTTAACAGAAAACAAATAATCTGTCAATAGCTAAGCCGAAACACTTATTCACAACCTGTATTTGAATAGTTATTTAATTAAATTAAGCTAAATTTAGCCAATTTAATTAAACAACAATTCTTTTATAAAAAACTTTCTAGAATCAGTCCGTCTTTACGACATTTTGATTTCTACATCAACACCACTTGGCAAATTCAAATTCATTAAAGCTTCAATTACGTTTGAATTTGGACTCATAATATCAACCAATCTTTTGTGTGTACGCATTTCGTACTGTTCAGAAGATTGTTTGTGTACAAAAGTTGAACGACCAACACTAAACTTGTTAGTTTCAGTTGGAAGAGGTACTGGACCTACTACTTTTGCATTATTTCTTTCTGCGGTATCAATAATGGTCTTAGTAGCGACATCGATAATTTTATTATCATATGCACGAATTTTAATTCGTACACGTTGGTCTACTTTTTCATTTTTCTTTTCTTCGATTTTTGTTACTGTATTTGTCATAATTTACTAAAATACTATTCTAAACAAATTTTGAGGGTCTTTCGACCCTCAAAATAAGTTAAATACTATGCGATAATCTTTGTTACAACACCGGCACCTACAGTTCTACCACCTTCACGGATAGCAAAACGCATTTGTTCTTCGATAGCTACTGGTACAAGAAGTTTAACCTTCATTGATACAGTATCTCCTGGCATTACCATTTCAGTTCCTTCTGGAAGTTCAATACTACCAGTCACATCAGTTGTACGGATGTAAAATTGTGGTTTATAACCTTTGAAGAATGGCTTATGTCTTCCACCCTCTTCTTTTGTAAGAGTATAAACTTCTGTTTCAAATTCTGTGTGAGCTTTAATTGTACCTGGCTTAGCCAAAACCATACCACGCTCAATTTCTTCTTTTTTAACACCACGCAATAGAATTCCAGCGTTGTCTCCAGCCTGTCCTTGGTCAAGTGTTTTATTAAACATCTCTACACCAGTCACAGTACTTTTTGGAGTTGCTTCTTGCATTCCAACCATTTCAATCTCTTCTCCAACTTTAATGATTCCTCTTTCGATACGACCTGTTACAACAGTACCACGCCCTTCGATTGAGAACACATCTTCAACTGGCATCAAGAATGGTTTATCAAGTTCACGAACTGGTTGTGGAATAAAATCATCCAAAGCTTGCAATAAATCCAATACTGGTTTTGAGGTTGTTTCATCTAATGGGTTTTCCAATGCTTTCAGAGCTGACCCGCGGATAATAGGAGTTTCATCTCCTGGAAAATCGTATTTCTTCAATAGATCACGAATTTCTTCTTCAACTAAGTCAATAAGTTCAGGATCTGTAACCTGATCAACTTTGTTCAAAAATACTACAATATGAGGCACATCAACTTGACGAGCAAGTAAAATGTGTTCACGAGTCTGAGGCATTGGACCATCTGCTGCTGAAACAACAAGAATAGCTCCGTCCATTTGTGCTGCACCTGTAATCATGTTTTTTACATAGTCAGCATGACCTGGACAATCAACATGAGCGTAGTGACGAGCTTCTGTCTCGTACTCTACATGAGCTGTAGCAATAGTAATACCACGTGCTTTCTCTTCTGGTGCTGCATCTATCTCACCAACGTCTTTTGCAGACGCCATCATACCATGTGCAGCTGAAACCTTTAAAAGGGCTGCTGTCAGTGTAGTTTTACCATGGTCGACGTGACCGATAGTACCCACATTTACATGTGGCTTTGTTCTTTGAAAATCTGCCATACAAAATGAATTGATAATGTCGCACTATTTGGGGATGTCCCAAAATCGTTTTGTAATCCAGCGACAATTACTAAATAATAATTTATTAAATTTTACACTTTTTTTAAAATAAAAATGCGTTAGCATTATACACAATAACAAAAAATTAGTCAAGTTTTGGGTACTTAGCTTTACTTAGGGGTCACCAAAAAACAACAGTAAGTAAATAAATTTTAAAAATAAATATAAAAAAATCACCCATATACTGATGATTTTTTATATTTATTTTTTCTTTACTCAACCTATCTTCCCTACACCGACTCCTCATAAAAAATTGGCTCACCTTTTTCTTTCTCAATTGGATCATCCAATTTTATACCATTTATATCTATAGACTCTAGAGATTTATTCTCAACATCCATAATCTCATCATACTCCAACTCTGCATTACGACCCAAACGCTTAGAAATTACATTTGCCATGCTATGCCAATCTGTAGATTCTTTTGATTTTATATTTTCATTTTTACTTTTTACTTCAAAATCTTCCACTTTTTTTTCTAGTAAAAATTCTCTTTCTTTTTTAATATCAAGATTTCCTACTTCTTCATCTTTTTCTTCAGAATACCAAAGTGCTATATCTTTATTTACTTTTTCTACTTCTTCATCCAAAAAATCTATCTTATCCTCAACTTCTTCTTCATCAAAAAAATTAGAACTTGGCACACTTTCATTTTCTTCTTTTCTTTCTAAAATATTATTTACCATTTTTTCCTGTTCAACCAAATCCTCGTACTCATCTAAAGACAATATTATAAAGTCTTCTTTTGTATTTGAGTCGTGAATAATAAATTTACTATTTGTCTTTTTTGCTAATTTTAAATACCTATCTATTGAATCCATATTTTTATATTATTTTGATAACAATTTCTATATATCAGAATTGTAGCGAAATGTATTTTATTTTGCAAGTATTTAAAAAATAAAAAACACCCAAAAAAGGTGTTTTTTATTTTTTCACAATATGAAAGTGACAAAGACATTCTACAAATGTCTACCACAAAACTCTAATTGAAAGATTGATATGACTCCGAATAAATCGGAATCTTACAAGTTACCATATAAATATGGTATCAAGTCGACGATTCTTGTCAGCTTACGCTGAAAGAATTCTCCAGAAAGGAGGTGATCCATCCACAGCTTCCGCTACGGATGCCTTGTTACGACTTTACCCTGATTACTGACCCTACCTTCACTCCCTTTATTAACTAAAGAAGCTTCGGGTATTGCCAACTTTCGTGGTATGACGGGCGGTGAGTACAAGACCCGAGAACGTATTCACCGCGTCGTGCTGATGCGCGGTTACTAGCGATTCCAACTTCATGGAGGCGAATTGCAGCCTCCAATCCGAACTTAGGCCGGCTTTCTGGGATTAGCTTAGTCTCGCGACTTTGCGACCCTCTGTACCGACCATTGTATCATGTGTGTAGCCCAAGACGTAAGAGCCATGCTGATTTGACGTCGTCCTCACCTTCCTCCGGCTTACGCCGGCAGTCTCCTGTGTACATTTAACACAGGACAAGGGTTGCGCTCGTTACCCCACTTAAGGGTACACCTCACGGCACGAGCTGACGGCAACCATGCAGCACCTGTATAACACCCTCGAAGGAGGCTCCCGTTTCTGGGAGCTTGCAGTTATATGTCAAGCCTTGGTAAGGTTACTCGCGTACCATCGAATTAAACCACATGATCCACCGCTTGTGCGGGTCCCCGTCTATTCCTTTGAGTTTTAGCCTTGCGGCCGTACTACCCAGGCGGTATACTTAACGCGTTAGCTTTCTTGAACGGCACTGAAAGGGTCGATACTTCCAATACCTAGTATACATCGTTTACAGCGTGGACTACTGGGGTATCTAATCCCATTCGCTACCCACGCTTTCGTCCATGAGTGTCAGGTATGTTCTAGTAAGCTGCCTTCGCCTTTGGTGTTCCACACGATATCAGCGCTTATTACGACTACACCGTGTGTTCCGCTTACCTCTCCCAACCTCGAGTTTGAAAGTTTTAGTTGCAGCCTTGAGGTTAAGCCTCAAGATTTAACAACTAACTTTTCAAACCACCTGCGGACGCTTTACGCCCAATGAAACCGGATAACGCTCGAGGGCTCCGTATTACCGCTGCTGCTGGCACGGAGTTAGCACCCTCTTATTCTTCGAGTACCGTCACTAATTCGTCCTCGATAAAAGCAGTTTACACCCCGAAGGGCGTCTTCCTGCACGCGGCGTCGCTCCATCACCCTTTCGGGCATTGTGGAATATTCATGACTGCAGCCTCCCGTAGGAGTCTGGGCAGTGTCTCAGTCCCAGTGAGGCAGGTCACGCTCTCACGCCTGCTACTGATCGAAGTCTTGGTAGGCCATTACCCCACCAACTAACTAATCAGCCATAAGCCCCTCTCCAAGCGTCGGAACTTTACACAACAGACTTAAGCCTGTTATGACTATCAGGTATTAATCCATTTTTCAATGGGCTATCCCTGTCTTGGAGGTAGGTTACCAATGTGTTACTCACCCGTTTGCCGCTCCGTATCTTCCCGAAGGAAGACCGATCGCTCAACTTGCATGCCTTAGTCACGCCGCCAGCGTTCATCCTGAGCCAGGATCAAACTCTCAATAAAAGAGATATTAAAAACCGAAGTTTTTACCCTCTCTATAAAAGTTATTTCCTAGAGTTTCTTTATTTTTTGAATAGACATTTTCCCGCTTTAGATAAACTAAAGCGATAGAAGTCTTTGTCACTTTCTTATTGTGAATTGTTTGGTTAATTACATTGTAATGTTCGACGCATTTTTTCCGTTATCTAAATGCAGTTGCAAGTTTACACTATAGCCAAAAACTTGTCAAGTACTTTTATAAAAATTATACTTGTGGATAACTTTTACCATAGTAAATCACCTGTCTTCTAAAAGAAAAAAGACCTAAAAATTCAAGTCTTAAAAAACTACTTTTTATTCTTTAGACATTTTTTCTCCAATCTTCTATTTTTTTATGGTCTCCACTTAATAAAATTTTTGGAACTTTCCAACCTTTAAAATCAGCAGGTTTTGTGTATTGAGAATACTCTGCACCACTACCTTTTTCACCTTTTCCAAAAGTCTCCTCGTCCAAAGATTTTGGGTTTCCTAAAACACCTGGAACTAAACGACTAACCGCTTCCGTAATAATTAGAGCGCCCAATTCTCCGCCAGCCAAAATGTAAGGACCAACTGAAATTTCTTCATCCACCATTCTTTCAACCACTCGCTGATCTACGCCTTCATACCTTCCACACACAAAAGTAAGCTCTTTATATTTTGAAAATTTTTCTGCCATTCGCTGATCAAACTGCGCACCACGCGGAGAAAGTAAAATTGTTTTTTTATTTTTTGAAACTTCGCCTGTTAAAATTTTTTTAATTTTTGAAAGTCCGTCTACGGTTTTAAACGGTAGTGCTTTTACACTTTTCAAAGCTCTATAAATTGGCTCCGGTTTCATGACCATCCCAGCTCCGCCGCCGTATGGAGTGTCGTCAACTTTCTTATGTTTATTTTCAGAAAAATCTCGCAGATTAATTGCGTTAATTTTTATAAATTTATTTTTCTGTGCGCGTCCCAAAATACTCTCATTTGAATATTGAGATATTAATTCTGGAAAAATTGTTACTATATTAAATTTCATATTTTATTTTACTTCTATTATATCAAATTTAAAAAACAAAAACACATCTTTTGAGGTGTGGTTTTGTTTTTTAAAAGTTTAAAGAAGTTTACTTTCTACCTTCAATTATTTTTGCTTCAACACTTTTTGGTGCTGGTGCGTAGTGTTCAAATTCCATTGAATAACTAGCACGACCTTGAGTCATAGAACGAAGTTCTGTAGCATAACCAAACATTTCAGAAAGTGGTACAAGTGCCAAAATAATTTTTGCACTTCCACGATCTCCCATCTCTTGGATTTGACCACGCTTTGAACTCAAATTTCCCATTACATCTCCCATATAATCTTCCGGTGATGTAACTTCGACCTTCATAATAGGTTCTAAAATTACCGGTTTTGCTTTGTTTGCAGCTGCTTTAAATGCCATACTTGCTGCCATTTTAAATGCAATTTCTGAAGAGTCAACTTCATGATAACTACCATCATAAAGAGTAACCTTCAAATCCACAACTGGATAACCAGCAAGAATACCTCTGTCCATTGATTCTTTCATTCCTTTTTCAATAGCTGGAATGTATTCTCTTGGAATTGTTCCACCTTTAATTTCATTTGCAAACTCAAAACCTTCACCACGCTCCGTAGGCTCCATACGGATTAGACAATGACCATACTGACCACGTCCACCAGATTGCTTCACATACTTCCCTTCTGCCTCAGAATTTGCAGTAATAGCTTCTTTATATGCAACCTGAGGAGCACCAACATTTGCAGTGACGCCAAACTCACGCTTCATACGATCTACAATAATTTCCAAATGAAGTTCTCCCATTCCAGAAATAATTGTCTGCAAAGTTTCATCATCTGTTCTAACTTTGAAAGAAGGGTCTTCTTCTGATAATTTCTGCAATGCAAATCCCATTTTTTCTTGGTCAGTTTTTGTAGCTGGCTCAATTGCAATGTGAATAACAGGATCTGGAAATTCAATTTTTTCCAAAATAACTTTGCGCTTTTCATCTACCAGAGTATCTCCTGTTTTTGCTTCTTTCAAACCAATTGCTGCTGCAATTTCTCCAGAATATACTTCTTGAACTTCTTCACGATTGTTTGCATGAAGACGAACGATACGACCAATCCTTTCTTTTTTGCCATTAGTAGTATTTAATACATAACTTCCAGCCTTTAGAGTACCGGCGTAAACACGGAAGAACACAAGTTTTCCAACAAATGGATCCGTTGCAATTTTAAAAGCCATTGCTGCAAGAGGTGCGTCGTCATCTGCCACAATTTCAATTGTTTTTTCTTCATCATCTGCATCAATTCCTATAAGTGGTGGAATGTCTAACGGTGATGGTAAGAAATCTACAACACCATCCAAGACAAGTTGGACTCCAATGTTTGCCAATGCAGAACCACAGAATACTGGATAAATCTCATCCTTCAAAACCATTGTTCTAATTGCACTTTTAATATCTTGGACTGACAATTCTTCTTCACCTAAATATTTTTCCATTATAATATCATCTGCTTCTGCAACTTTTTCTACAAGTTCTGCTCTGTATTTTTCAACTTTTTCTTTCATGTCTTCTGGAATTTCAATTTCTTTAATATCGATTCCAAAATTTCCTTCAAATTTATATGCTTTTCTTTTTATCAAATCTATAACCCCAGACAAGCTTGATTCTTGTCCAATTGGAAGTTGTACAGCAAAAGCTTTCTTAGAAAGCCTTTCTCTAATAGAATTTATACTCATGTAAAAATCAGCTCCTACTTTATCCATTTTATTTATAAAACAAATTCTAGGTACTGAATATTTATCTGCTTGACGCCATACAGTTTCTGATTGAGGTTCTACTCCTTGTGAACTATCAAAAACTGCAACAGCCCCATCCAAAACACGAAGTGAGCGCTCAACTTCTATTGTAAAATCTACATGTCCTGGAGTGTCAATAATATTGATACGAGTATCTTTCCAAAAACAAGTTGTAGCAGCAGAAGTAATAGTAATGCCACGCTCTTTTTCTTGTTCCATCCAGTCCATTTCAGCAGCCCCTTCATGAACTTCTCCAATTTTATGCTTACGACCAGTATAATACAAAATACGCTCAGTAGTTGTTGTCTTACCAGCGTCAATGTGAGCCATGATTCCTATATTTCTAGTTTTATCTAACGAATATTCACGAGCCATATTTTTAATTTAAGTTAAAAGATATAAACGGAAAGATACAAATAGTTAATTTGTATCTTCGTCTTTATTATAGATTAGAAAAATTAACGTCTAAATCTTGCGAAGTGAGCAAATGCTTTATTTGCTTCTGCCATACGATGAGTATCTTCTTTCTTTTTCATTGCACCACCTACTCCTTCCATTACATCCATCATTTCTGAAGCCAATCTGTCTATCATTGCTTTTCCTTTTCTTTTTCTAGCAGCTTCCACAAGCCAACGAAATGCTAAAGCATCCTGCCTTGTTCCTACAACTGGCATTGGCACTTGATAGTTTGCCCCACCAACTCTTCGACTTCTTACCTCTACTTGAGGTTTTACAATTTCAATAACCTTTTTAAAAACTTCCAATTGTTTTTCACCAGTTTTTTCAGCAACAATATCCAATGCACCATATACAATTCTTTGTGCCGTTGTTTTCTTTCCACTTTCCATTACAAAGTTGATAAATCTTGCAAGTAGCAAGTCACCATATTTTGCTTCTGGAGCAATTATTCTTTTTGGTATTTTTTTTCCTCTAGCCATATATTATTTTTTTGGTTTTTTAACACCGTACATTGATCTACTTCTCTTTCTACCTTCAACTCCTTGTGTATCGTATACACCACGAACGATGTGATAACGAACACCCGGCAAGTCTTTAACACGCCCACCACGAATCAACACGATTGAATGCTCTTGTAAGTTGTGTCCTTCACCTGGAATATATGCAATAATTTCAGCACCATTCGAAAGACGAACTTTTGCTACTTTACGAAGCGCTGAGTTAGGTTTCTTTGGGGTAGCTGTATAAACTTTTGTACACACACCTCTTTTAAATGGACTACCACGTCTCAACATTGTCTTCTTTCTGTGAAGACTGTCATATGTGTATTGCAAAACAGGAGATTCTGATTTCTTCTTTTTTTTCTTTCTTCCTTTGCGGAGAATTTGATTCATTGTTGGCATAACTATTTTTTCTAAAGTTAAATTTAATTTAGGTGACGGCAACTCAAATCAACCACTTAAATTAAATCTAATAAATTTAAATTTCTAAAGCGTCATCATTATACGAGAAATATAAAAAAATGTCAAGTATATAATATAAAATAAAGATAAATTAAATTAGTTATCATAATAAAACCAATTATTATATATATCATTTTAATTTTAAATAAACAAAACTCTTTTTTAAAATCTATCAACTTTTTATTAAGTAAATACTTATTTATATATTTATTTTCAATTATTATTAAAGAATTTTTAATAACTTGTTGATTTTTATTGTGTTTATATAATATTATTAAAATATGAAATATTTATAATAAATAAATTTATTAATTTATTTTACATTAATTGATCATATTTTTTATAATCATTTGACCATATCTTATATAATTTTAATATATCGGATGGAATTTTACTAAACATATTTATTAAAAATAAATATTTAAAAAAATAAATTTTCTAATAAATAAAAAGCTTGGTTTGTAAATAAACCGTAAGTTTTTAAAATAATTGGAAACACAATTCGAGAAAAAGAAAAAATAAAGATTAAAAGGATGAAAAATCCATATCTTTCTAAGGTTTCTTTTACATGTGCCATAGAATCTGGCAAAAGTGCGTACAAAAGTTTTGAGCCGTCGAGCGGTGGGATTGGAATCATATTGAAAACACCAAGTAAAACATTTGCATAAACTATAATAGCAAAAAATTCTGATATACTTTTTGAAATACTTAAATAAGGTGTTAAACGAATTAATAAGCCAAAAACCAAAGCTAAACTAAAATTGGACAACGGTCCAGCAATAGCAACATAAACTGGTCCCCATTTTTGATCTTTGAGATTGTAGGGATTGTATGGAACAGGCTTGGCGTAAGCAAACAAAAAAGAACCACCAGAAACTAGAAATAAAAACAAAGGCATCAAAATTGTACCCCACATATCTATATGTTTGCGCGGATCTAATGTTAAGCGTCCAGCGTATTTTGCAGTTGGGTCACCAAGTTTGTCTGCAGCCCAAGCATGGGCATACTCGTGTAAAATTGCAGACATAAGTAATGAGGTAAAAAAGAAGAAAAGTGGTAAATAACTCATAATTTATTGTTTAAACTTGACAAGTACTATATTTATCTATATAATTATCGTGAATAAGAACTAACTCCAAGAATTATAAACAGAAGACTGAGATAAGTCAACACTATTATAACAAATATATGGCTAAATGTGCTAAATGTAAGAAAGGTTCAAAAAAAGCAGCGAACCGTTCACATGCAAAAAACAAAACTTTGAGACGGCAAAAACCAAACCTACAAAAACATAATGGTGAGTTGGTTTGCACAAGATGTGTTAGAACAGAAAAAAAACACCAAACTGCTTAAATTTTTATACAAAGAAAAAAGGCACCTGAGTTCAGGTGCCTTTTTGTTATTATATAAAAAAGAGGTCGAAACCTCTTTATAAAACTAAACCTCCCCTTGCAAACGCATTTCACATAAAATTTCTTCGTAACAAATTTCTGTTAATTCTCTAAATTTTTGAAGCCACGCTTTTACAAAAAGTGCATACTCACCGTTATTTTCTTTTATCCAGAATAAAAATCTCTCCACTTTAGTTTTACAGATTTCTCGTAAATCATCCTGCAAAACACCCTTTATTATATTGTATGATTCTACAAATAATGTTAGCTGGACAATTAAATTTTCTAATTCTAGGGAGTTACATTTTAAAATATCTTCCAAGAATCTATGATACTCTTCCATTAGAGCCTCCTATGTTTATGAAATGAGCGCTATGGCACGAAAAGAACTCAAAACTATTTTTTTAAAACAGTTTTCAATTCTCTTCAAAATAAATACTCCGCTTTTTACGGAGTATTTATTTTATTTTGTTTTATTTGTGATCTCCGCCACAATTACCACCACAGCAATCACCGTCTTTTTCATCGTCGCAACCACTGCAAAACATTACTCCATTCATATTTTTTGAATTTATAAAAATTAGTTTACTATAAAATTCTATTTTTGTCAATACTAAGCACGCTCATCTTCCATATAAATGTGCAAGAAGTCTGTTTTGTTGTAGTCAAAGATTTCATGTGATTCAAAAAATCTCTCTGTTTCAATTTTTCCATTTTCTGCACTATCTGAACAGTGAACTACATTACACATTCCCATTGCCAAGTCCCCGCGAATAGTACCACCGTCTGCTTGACCAGCATTTGTAATACCAGCGACTAGACGAACTGCATTTGCAGCATTTTTACCTTCCAAACAAATGATAACCACAGGATTTGATTTCATAAAATTTTCAACTCCTTGATAAAAAGGCTTTTCAGCAATGTGTGCATAATGCTCGCGAAGTTTTTCTGGATTTAGTTGCGCCATTTTTAGACCAACCAACTTTAAACCTTTTCTTTCCAATCTACCTAAAATTTCCCCGACCAAACCACGCTGTACTCCGTCTGGTTTTACAATCAATAAAGTCTTTTCGTAAATTCCATCGAATTTCATATTTTTTATTTAATGTTTAATATAAACAAATATAACTATTTTTTTACAATTCGTCAATACTTTTCAAGAAACTAGAGTGTTTTGGGATATCATCATCAAAAGGAACATAGGAAATTTCATCTATATCATCGCTTGGATCTGTAAAAACTGAAGTCTCTCTACATCTCTCATCTGTTAAATTTCTACTATTCATTTCACCTATAAACAAACTAGGTCCAGAAAATAAATTTCCAAACCCACCAGACTCAGAATATGTCATAAACAAGTGAGTTTTGGCGCGAGTAATCGCAACATAAAAAAGTCTTCGCTCTTCTTCTAAACCATCTTTTTCTCGCATTGCACGCTCGTTTGGAAACTGTCCCGCCGCCAAATTTATAATAAAAACTACATCCCATTCCAAACCTTTTGCTTGGTGAATTGTAGAGAGAATTACAGCGTCTTCATTTCTTTCTTTTTTCATATCTTTTCTAGCATTTCCTTCTTGTAAAGCAGACTCGGCCAAAAATTTTCCCAAATTATCGTATTTTTCTGCAAAACTTACAAGCTGTTCTATGTCTTGCACACGCTCTCTATAATTATCATATTCACTTTTTAAATACTGAACATAAATTGAGCTCAATATAGCCTCGATCAAAGTTCCAGGTTTTTTTGCTTGAACATTTATTATATCCTTCCAAATTTGCACAAAATCTCCCCACCCTATTTTTGCTCGTGCCGACATTGGAATTTCTGCAGAAATTAATTCCTCTGAAGTTAAATCCTTTACAATTGCAATTATTTTTTGAGCTGTCACAAGACCAATTCCAGACTGCATATTTAAAACCCTATTCCAAGAAACCATATCTTTTGGGTTTGAATAAATTCGCAAAAATGCCAAAACATCTTTGATGTGTGCACGCTCAAAAAATCGAATTCCACCTCTATATTCATAGTCAATTCCCAAACTATTCAACTCCATTTCCAGTGCTTGTGAGTGGTGCGTTGAACGAAATAAAACTGCTATCTTTTTTATTCCGTCATTTTGAAATTCTGAAATTTTATCTGCAATATATTCTGCTTCATTTTTTTGATGATAAAAAGAATTTAGCTCTGGCGTCACATTTACTTCTCGATGACTTTTCAAAACCTTACGAAATTGTTTTAGATTTTTTTCTATTACATCGTTTGCAAGCCCCAAAATATTTGGAGTTGATCTGTAATTTGTCTCCAACTTAAAAATTTTAGTGCCTTCATATTTTTTTGGAAAATCCAAAATATTATTTACATTTGCAGCGCGAAAAGAATAAATACTTTGCGCATCATCACCAACCACCAAAATATTTTTGTGTACCGAAGCTAGTAAATTTATAATTGAGTCCTGAATTTTATTTGTATCTTGATACTCATCCACCAAAACATATTTAAATTTGCCAGCATAATAATCCAACATTTCTGGTGAAGATTGAAGAAGTCTGTAAAAATTTATCAGCAAATCATCGAAGTCCATTGAATTTGAAAGTTTTTTACGCTTTTCATATTCATTGAAAATATGTCCCAAATCATCTCTTAAATTTAAAAAATGTGGATATTTTAAATTTATAACATCTTGCAAACCCATCTCGGAATTTCTAGAAAAACTAAAAATAGATTGTAAAACTTTTGTAGATGGAAATTTTTGACCAGTTTTTTGGACACCCTCTTGCTTCACACAAATCTTTATCAAATCCCTACTATCCTCGCTATCCAAAACTGTAAAATTATTTGAATAACCAAGTACTACTGCTCGCCTTTTCAAAATTTTGAAAGCAATACTGTGAAATGTCCCAGCCCACGGCAGACGAGTTTCACCTCTTGTTATTTCTTGCACACGAGTTAGCATTTCGCGCGACGCTTTATTTGTAAAAGTGACAAGCAAAATATTTTCCGGATTTACCCCCTGCTCCAACAAATGTGCCACTCGATAAGTAATAGTCCTAGTCTTACCACTTCCAGCTCCAGCCAACACCAAACAAGCCCCATCTCCATCGGTGATAACTTTTACCTGTTCGCTATTCAATTCGTTATTATAGTCAATCATATTTATTTAAAGTAAGACTATATAATATCAAAAATAGTGTAAATAAAAAAGCACCTATTTTAAAGGTGCTTGTTTTGGAGAATTCGTAATACTTCCATT from Candidatus Magasanikbacteria bacterium includes the following:
- the rpsJ gene encoding 30S ribosomal protein S10, with the protein product MTNTVTKIEEKKNEKVDQRVRIKIRAYDNKIIDVATKTIIDTAERNNAKVVGPVPLPTETNKFSVGRSTFVHKQSSEQYEMRTHKRLVDIMSPNSNVIEALMNLNLPSGVDVEIKMS
- the tuf gene encoding elongation factor Tu, whose protein sequence is MADFQRTKPHVNVGTIGHVDHGKTTLTAALLKVSAAHGMMASAKDVGEIDAAPEEKARGITIATAHVEYETEARHYAHVDCPGHADYVKNMITGAAQMDGAILVVSAADGPMPQTREHILLARQVDVPHIVVFLNKVDQVTDPELIDLVEEEIRDLLKKYDFPGDETPIIRGSALKALENPLDETTSKPVLDLLQALDDFIPQPVRELDKPFLMPVEDVFSIEGRGTVVTGRIERGIIKVGEEIEMVGMQEATPKSTVTGVEMFNKTLDQGQAGDNAGILLRGVKKEEIERGMVLAKPGTIKAHTEFETEVYTLTKEEGGRHKPFFKGYKPQFYIRTTDVTGSIELPEGTEMVMPGDTVSMKVKLLVPVAIEEQMRFAIREGGRTVGAGVVTKIIA
- the trmD gene encoding tRNA (guanosine(37)-N1)-methyltransferase TrmD, with the translated sequence MKFNIVTIFPELISQYSNESILGRAQKNKFIKINAINLRDFSENKHKKVDDTPYGGGAGMVMKPEPIYRALKSVKALPFKTVDGLSKIKKILTGEVSKNKKTILLSPRGAQFDQRMAEKFSKYKELTFVCGRYEGVDQRVVERMVDEEISVGPYILAGGELGALIITEAVSRLVPGVLGNPKSLDEETFGKGEKGSGAEYSQYTKPADFKGWKVPKILLSGDHKKIEDWRKNV
- the fusA gene encoding elongation factor G gives rise to the protein MAREYSLDKTRNIGIMAHIDAGKTTTTERILYYTGRKHKIGEVHEGAAEMDWMEQEKERGITITSAATTCFWKDTRINIIDTPGHVDFTIEVERSLRVLDGAVAVFDSSQGVEPQSETVWRQADKYSVPRICFINKMDKVGADFYMSINSIRERLSKKAFAVQLPIGQESSLSGVIDLIKRKAYKFEGNFGIDIKEIEIPEDMKEKVEKYRAELVEKVAEADDIIMEKYLGEEELSVQDIKSAIRTMVLKDEIYPVFCGSALANIGVQLVLDGVVDFLPSPLDIPPLIGIDADDEEKTIEIVADDDAPLAAMAFKIATDPFVGKLVFFRVYAGTLKAGSYVLNTTNGKKERIGRIVRLHANNREEVQEVYSGEIAAAIGLKEAKTGDTLVDEKRKVILEKIEFPDPVIHIAIEPATKTDQEKMGFALQKLSEEDPSFKVRTDDETLQTIISGMGELHLEIIVDRMKREFGVTANVGAPQVAYKEAITANSEAEGKYVKQSGGRGQYGHCLIRMEPTERGEGFEFANEIKGGTIPREYIPAIEKGMKESMDRGILAGYPVVDLKVTLYDGSYHEVDSSEIAFKMAASMAFKAAANKAKPVILEPIMKVEVTSPEDYMGDVMGNLSSKRGQIQEMGDRGSAKIILALVPLSEMFGYATELRSMTQGRASYSMEFEHYAPAPKSVEAKIIEGRK
- the rpsG gene encoding 30S ribosomal protein S7 produces the protein MARGKKIPKRIIAPEAKYGDLLLARFINFVMESGKKTTAQRIVYGALDIVAEKTGEKQLEVFKKVIEIVKPQVEVRSRRVGGANYQVPMPVVGTRQDALAFRWLVEAARKRKGKAMIDRLASEMMDVMEGVGGAMKKKEDTHRMAEANKAFAHFARFRR
- the rpsL gene encoding 30S ribosomal protein S12; amino-acid sequence: MPTMNQILRKGRKKKKKKSESPVLQYTYDSLHRKKTMLRRGSPFKRGVCTKVYTATPKKPNSALRKVAKVRLSNGAEIIAYIPGEGHNLQEHSIVLIRGGRVKDLPGVRYHIVRGVYDTQGVEGRKRSRSMYGVKKPKK
- a CDS encoding site-2 protease family protein; protein product: MSYLPLFFFFTSLLMSAILHEYAHAWAADKLGDPTAKYAGRLTLDPRKHIDMWGTILMPLFLFLVSGGSFLFAYAKPVPYNPYNLKDQKWGPVYVAIAGPLSNFSLALVFGLLIRLTPYLSISKSISEFFAIIVYANVLLGVFNMIPIPPLDGSKLLYALLPDSMAHVKETLERYGFFILLIFIFSFSRIVFPIILKTYGLFTNQAFYLLENLFF
- a CDS encoding 50S ribosomal protein L28 is translated as MAKCAKCKKGSKKAANRSHAKNKTLRRQKPNLQKHNGELVCTRCVRTEKKHQTA